The following proteins are co-located in the Bubalus bubalis isolate 160015118507 breed Murrah chromosome 21, NDDB_SH_1, whole genome shotgun sequence genome:
- the CTNNB1 gene encoding catenin beta-1, producing MATQADLMELDMAMEPDRKAAVSHWQQQSYLDSGIHSGATTTAPSLSGKGNPEEEDVDTTQVLYEWEQGFSQSFTQEQVADIDGQYAMTRAQRVRAAMFPETLDEGMQIPSTQFDAAHPTNVQRLAEPSQMLKHAVVNLINYQDDAELATRAIPELTKLLNDEDQVVVNKAAVMVHQLSKKEASRHAIMRSPQMVSAIVRTMQNTNDVETARCTAGTLHNLSHHREGLLAIFKSGGIPALVKMLGSPVDSVLFYAITTLHNLLLHQEGAKMAVRLAGGLQKMVALLNKTNVKFLAITTDCLQILAYGNQESKLIILASGGPQALVNIMRTYTYEKLLWTTSRVLKVLSVCSSNKPAIVEAGGMQALGLHLTDPSQRLVQNCLWTLRNLSDAATKQEGMEGLLGTLVQLLGSDDINVVTCAAGILSNLTCNNYKNKMMVCQVGGIEALVRTVLRAGDREDITEPAICALRHLTSRHQEAEMAQNAVRLHYGLPVVVKLLHPPSHWPLIKATVGLIRNLALCPANHAPLREQGAIPRLVQLLVRAHQDTQRRTSMGGTQQQFVEGVRMEEIVEGCTGALHILARDVHNRIVIRGLNTIPLFVQLLYSPIENIQRVAAGVLCELAQDKEAAEAIEAEGATAPLTELLHSRNEGVATYAAAVLFRMSEDKPQDYKKRLSVELTSSLFRTEPMAWNETADLGLDIGAQGEPLGYRQDDPSYRSFHSGGYGQDALGMDPMMEHEMGGHHPGADYPVDGLPDLGHAQDLMDGLPPGDSNQLAWFDTDL from the exons ATGGCTACCCAAG ctgatttGATGGAACTGGACATGGCCATGGAGCCAGACAGAAAAGCAGCCGTCAgtcactggcagcagcagtcttacCTGGACTCTGGAATCCATTCTGGTGCCACCACCACAGCTCCTTCTCTGAGCGGTAAAGGCAATCCTGAGGAAGAGGATGTGGATACCACCCAAGTCCTGTATGAGTGGGAACAGGGGTTTTCTCAGTCCTTCACTCAAGAACAAGTAGCTG ATATCGATGGACAGTATGCAATGACTCGAGCTCAGAGGGTGAGAGCTGCTATGTTCCCTGAGACGCTAGATGAGGGCATGCAGATCCCATCTACACAGTTTGATGCCGCTCATCCCACTAACGTCCAGCGTCTGGCTGAACCATCACAGATGCTGAAACATGCAGTTGTAAACTTAATTAACTATCAAGATGATGCAGAACTTGCCACACGTGCAATCCCTGAATTGACAAAATTGCTGAATGATGAGGACCAG GTGGTGGTTAATAAGGCTGCAGTTATGGTCCATCAGCTTTCTAAAAAGGAAGCTTCGAGACACGCCATCATGCGTTCTCCTCAGATGGTGTCTGCTATTGTACGCACCATGCAGAACACGAACGATGTGGAGACAGCTCGCTGCACTGCTGGGACCTTGcacaatctttcccaccatcgtGAGGGCTTGCTGGCCATCTTTAAATCTGGGGGCATTCCTGCCCTGGTGAAGATGCTCGG tTCACCAGTGGATTCTGTATTGTTTTATGCCATTACAACTCTCCACAACCTTTTATTGCATCAGGAAGGAGCTAAAATGGCCGTGCGTTTAGCTGGCGGGCTGCAGAAAATGGTTGCCTTGCTCAACAAAACGAATGTTAAATTCTTGGCTATTACAACAGATTGTCTTCAGATTCTAGCTTACGGCAATCAAGAAAGCAAG CTCATCATCCTGGCTAGTGGTGGACCTCAAGCTCTAGTGAATATAATGAGGACCTACACTTATGAGAAGCTACTGTGGACCACAAGCAGAGTGCTGAAGGTGCTGTCTGTCTGCTCCAGTAACAAGCCGGCTATTGTAGAAGCTG gtGGAATGCAAGCTTTAGGACTTCACCTGACAGATCCAAGTCAGCGCCTTGTTCAGAACTGCCTTTGGACTCTAAGGAATCTTTCAGATGCTGCAACTAAACAG GAAGGGATGGAAGGTCTTCTTGGGACTCTTGTTCAGCTTCTGGGCTCAGATGATATCAATGTGGTCACCTGTGCAGCTGGAATTCTTTCTAATCTCACTTGCAATAATTATAAGAACAAGATGATGGTGTGCCAAGTGGGTGGCATAGAGGCCCTTGTGCGCACGGTCCTCCGTGCTGGGGACAGGGAAGACATCACTGAGCCTGCCATCTGTGCCCTTCGTCATCTGACCAGCCGGCACCAGGAGGCTGAGATGGCCCAGAACGCTGTTCGCCTTCACTACGGGCTACCTGTGGTGGTTAAACTCCTACATCCACCATCCCACTGGCCTCTGATCAAG GCTACTGTTGGATTGATTCGAAATCTTGCCCTTTGTCCAGCAAATCATGCACCTTTGCGCGAGCAGGGTGCCATTCCACGACTAGTTCAGTTGCTGGTTCGTGCACATCAGGATACCCAGCGTCGTACATCTATGGGTGGAACACAGCAGCAGTTTGTG GAGGGAGTCCGCATGGAAGAAATAGTTGAAGGTTGTACTGGAGCCCTTCACATCCTAGCTCGGGATGTTCACAACCGAATCGTTATCAGAGGACTAAATACCATTCCATTGTTTGTGCAG CTGCTTTATTCTCCTATTGAAAATATCCAAAGAGTAGCTGCAGGGGTCCTCTGTGAACTTGCTCAGGACAAGGAAGCTGCAGAAGCTATTGAAGCCGAGGGAGCCACAGCTCCTCTGACAGAACTACTTCATTCTAGGAATGAGGGTGTGG cAACATATGCAGCTGCTGTTTTGTTCCGAATGTCTGAGGACAAGCCACAGGATTATAAGAAACGGCTTTCGGTTGAGCTGACCAGTTCTCTCTTCAGAACGGAGCCAATGGCTTGGAATGAG ACTGCTGATCTTGGACTTGATATTGGTGCCCAGGGAGAACCTCTTGGATATCGCCAGGATG ATCCCAGCTATCGTTCTTTTCACTCTGGTGGGTACGGCCAGGACGCCTTGGGGATGGACCCCATGATGGAACATGAGATGGGCGGCCACCACCCTGGTGCTGACTATCCAGTTGACGGGCTGCCAGATCTGGGGCATGCCCAGGACCTCATGGATGGGCTGCCCCCAGGCGACAGCAATCAGCTGGCCTGGTTTGATACTGACCTGTAA